In Meleagris gallopavo isolate NT-WF06-2002-E0010 breed Aviagen turkey brand Nicholas breeding stock chromosome 2, Turkey_5.1, whole genome shotgun sequence, the following are encoded in one genomic region:
- the LOC104910043 gene encoding cell division cycle 5-like protein — protein MTTEAKRAAKMEKKLKILLGGYQSRAMGLIKQLNDLWDQIEQAHLELRTFEELKKHEDAAIPRRLECLKEDVQRQQEREKELQQRFADFMLDKETFQSKY, from the exons ATGACAACTGAAGCAAAGAGGGCTGCCAAGATGGAAAAGAAGCTGAAGATTTTGCTTGGTGGTTATCAGTCTCGAGCAATGGGCCTCATCAAACAGCTGAATGATTTGTGGGACCAAATAGAGCAGGCACACCTGGAGCTGCGTACTTTTGAGGAACTGAAGAAACATGAAGATGCTGCTATTCCACGGAGACTGGAG tgtctGAAGGAAGATGTGCAGCGacagcaggagagagaaaaggagctCCAGCAGAGATTTGCTGATTTCATGTTGGATAAAGAGACTTTTCAGTCAAAGTATTAA